In the genome of Afifella aestuarii, one region contains:
- a CDS encoding efflux RND transporter permease subunit codes for MSRFFIERPVFAAVIALVVMLGGLLALTTLPISQYPQISPTTVQIRANYPGADAETVENSVTKVIEQGMTGIDFLDYMTSSSTSTGSASIQLTFTNQADPDVAQMQVQNKLQLVESQLPQAVVNNGVTVTKSTQSFLMVVGFVSTDGSQTTTDLADYVQSTLNDPLSRLGGVGSTRLFGSGYAMRVWLDPAKLQKYSLMPSDVTAAIQAQNTQVSAGQLGAEPQVQGQALNVTLTAKSRLQTVEQFENIILKSATGGSIVRLNDVARVEIGSESYDTSSRYNGKPAAGLAIYLATGANAISTAAEVRDVLDANAGTLPRGVEIVYPYDTTPFVELSIEEVVKTLFEAIVLVFIVMFVFLQNIRATLIPTIAVPVVLLGTFAMLSFAGYSINTLTMFAMVLAIGLLVDDAIVVVENVERVMDEEGLPPKEATIKSMGEIQGALIGIATVLSAVFVPMAFFSGSVGIIYRQFSVTIVTAMILSVAVALILTPALCATLLKPVKEGHKQKGVFGLFNRSFERLTNGYRSGVSGIIKRSFRFLVVFLVIAGATGYLFTKLPSSFLPDEDQGILIASVQLPAGATQERTWRVMRQVQDYFLDDETDNVAGVMTEVGFGFGGQGQNVGLAFIRLSDFEKRTSEAASAQAIAGRAMGALSGIKDGRVFVLNPPALPGFGATGGFDFYLQDLNNAGHDALKGARNQLLGLAAQSPVLSGTRPNGQEDTSQYHIDIDQEKASAYSLALSDIDSTLSVSWGSKYVNDFINKGRVKPVYVQGDSHFRMQPEDIEQWYVRNSDAKMVPFSAFATGTWTYGSPRLERFNGLPAMEIQGSAGAGYSSGQAMEKVEELISELPAGFGHEWTGLSYQERIAGNQAASLYAISVLVVFLALAALYESWTIPIAVILTVPIGILGALVASLYFGQSNDVYFKVGLLTTIGLAAKNAILIVEFALDWQKQGKDLVEATLEACRQRLRPILMTSLAFILGVLPLAIADGAGSGSQNAVGIGVMGGMIASTTLGVFFAPLLFVAVRRLFSKRRNSQASAADTIPAPASQA; via the coding sequence ATGTCGCGCTTCTTTATCGAACGGCCGGTCTTCGCCGCAGTCATCGCGCTCGTCGTCATGCTGGGCGGTCTCCTTGCCCTGACGACCCTGCCCATCTCGCAATATCCGCAGATCTCACCGACGACGGTGCAGATCCGAGCCAACTATCCCGGCGCCGATGCGGAGACGGTCGAGAATTCGGTGACCAAAGTCATCGAGCAGGGCATGACCGGCATCGATTTTCTCGACTACATGACCTCGTCGTCGACATCGACCGGCTCCGCCTCCATCCAGCTCACCTTTACCAATCAAGCGGATCCCGACGTCGCGCAGATGCAGGTGCAGAACAAGCTGCAGCTTGTGGAATCGCAACTGCCCCAGGCCGTCGTCAACAATGGCGTGACGGTCACCAAGTCGACGCAGAGCTTCTTGATGGTCGTCGGATTTGTGTCGACCGACGGCTCGCAGACGACGACGGACCTCGCCGATTACGTTCAATCGACGTTGAACGACCCGTTGAGCCGCCTCGGCGGCGTCGGCTCGACCCGCCTTTTCGGCTCGGGCTACGCCATGCGCGTCTGGCTCGACCCTGCCAAGCTGCAAAAATACTCGTTGATGCCGAGCGACGTGACGGCGGCAATCCAGGCCCAGAACACGCAGGTGTCCGCCGGCCAGCTCGGCGCCGAACCGCAGGTCCAGGGACAGGCGCTCAACGTCACCCTCACCGCCAAGAGCCGCCTTCAGACGGTCGAGCAATTCGAGAACATCATCCTGAAGAGCGCCACCGGCGGATCGATCGTGCGGCTCAACGACGTGGCGCGTGTCGAAATCGGCTCGGAGAGCTACGACACGAGCTCACGCTACAACGGCAAACCCGCCGCCGGTCTCGCGATCTATCTCGCCACCGGTGCCAACGCCATCTCAACGGCGGCAGAGGTTCGCGATGTGCTCGACGCGAACGCCGGCACGCTGCCGCGGGGTGTCGAGATCGTCTATCCTTACGACACGACCCCCTTCGTCGAACTCTCCATCGAAGAGGTGGTGAAGACGCTGTTTGAGGCCATCGTCCTCGTCTTCATCGTCATGTTCGTCTTCCTGCAGAACATCCGCGCGACGCTCATTCCGACGATCGCCGTTCCGGTCGTTTTGCTCGGCACTTTCGCCATGCTCTCCTTCGCCGGCTATTCCATCAACACCCTCACCATGTTCGCCATGGTGCTGGCCATCGGCCTTCTCGTCGACGACGCCATCGTGGTGGTGGAGAATGTCGAGCGCGTGATGGACGAAGAAGGCTTGCCGCCCAAGGAGGCGACGATCAAGTCGATGGGCGAGATCCAGGGCGCGCTGATCGGCATCGCCACGGTGCTGTCCGCCGTCTTCGTGCCGATGGCGTTCTTCTCCGGCTCGGTCGGCATCATCTATCGCCAGTTTTCCGTGACCATCGTCACCGCGATGATCCTCTCGGTCGCCGTCGCGCTCATCCTGACCCCGGCCCTGTGCGCAACGCTGCTCAAGCCCGTTAAGGAAGGACACAAGCAGAAAGGCGTCTTCGGCCTCTTCAACCGCTCTTTCGAGCGCTTGACCAACGGGTACCGCTCAGGCGTCAGCGGTATCATCAAGCGTTCGTTTCGCTTCCTTGTCGTCTTCCTCGTCATCGCGGGGGCAACCGGATATCTCTTCACAAAGCTGCCGAGCTCCTTCCTGCCAGACGAGGACCAGGGCATCCTGATCGCCAGCGTTCAGCTTCCTGCCGGCGCGACCCAGGAGCGAACGTGGCGCGTGATGCGTCAGGTGCAGGATTACTTCCTCGACGATGAGACGGACAACGTCGCCGGCGTGATGACGGAGGTCGGGTTCGGCTTCGGCGGCCAGGGCCAGAATGTCGGACTCGCCTTTATTCGCCTCAGCGATTTCGAGAAACGTACGAGCGAAGCTGCGAGCGCGCAGGCGATCGCCGGACGAGCTATGGGTGCGCTATCGGGAATCAAGGACGGCCGCGTCTTCGTGCTCAACCCGCCTGCCCTGCCGGGCTTCGGCGCAACGGGCGGATTTGATTTCTATCTGCAGGACCTCAACAACGCCGGCCACGACGCCCTCAAAGGGGCGCGCAACCAACTGCTCGGGTTGGCGGCACAAAGCCCGGTTCTGAGCGGCACCCGCCCCAATGGCCAGGAAGACACCTCCCAATACCACATCGACATCGATCAGGAGAAAGCGAGCGCCTATTCTCTTGCCCTCTCCGACATCGACAGCACCCTCTCGGTCTCCTGGGGCAGCAAATACGTCAACGACTTCATCAACAAGGGCCGCGTGAAACCCGTCTATGTGCAGGGAGATTCGCACTTCCGCATGCAGCCGGAGGACATCGAGCAATGGTATGTGCGCAATTCGGACGCCAAGATGGTGCCGTTCTCGGCGTTCGCAACCGGGACCTGGACCTATGGCTCACCGCGCCTTGAACGTTTCAACGGGCTGCCGGCCATGGAAATCCAGGGCTCGGCGGGTGCGGGCTACAGCTCCGGCCAGGCGATGGAGAAGGTCGAAGAGCTGATTTCCGAGCTGCCAGCCGGCTTTGGACACGAATGGACCGGCTTGTCGTATCAGGAGCGCATCGCCGGCAATCAGGCGGCGTCCCTTTATGCGATCTCGGTCCTTGTCGTGTTCCTGGCGCTTGCGGCGCTTTACGAGAGCTGGACGATCCCGATCGCGGTGATCCTGACCGTGCCGATCGGCATTCTCGGAGCGCTCGTCGCGTCGCTCTATTTCGGCCAATCCAATGACGTCTATTTCAAGGTCGGTCTGCTGACGACCATCGGTCTCGCGGCGAAGAACGCCATTCTGATCGTCGAATTCGCGCTGGACTGGCAGAAACAAGGCAAAGACCTGGTGGAAGCGACACTCGAAGCATGCCGGCAGAGATTGCGGCCCATCCTGATGACGTCGCTCGCCTTCATTCTCGGCGTCTTGCCGCTCGCCATTGCCGATGGCGCCGGATCCGGCAGCCAGAATGCCGTCGGTATCGGCGTCATGGGCGGCATGATCGCCTCCACGACCCTCGGCGTGTTCTTCGCGCCTCTCCTATTCGTTGCGGTGCGTCGTCTGTTCTCCAAGCGACGCAATTCGCAGGCTTCCGCAGCCGACACCATCCCCGCCCCAGCTTCACAGGCTTAG
- a CDS encoding efflux RND transporter periplasmic adaptor subunit, producing the protein MRLHCPNLIVGTFAATLLLSACNPSEEQKTAPAQSNSPQVSVIALHPGSTTITAELPGRVAASLVAEVRPQVGGIIRARAFEEGSEVKEGDVLYEIDSASYQAAYDVAAAALQKAEAKVPSAKAKVERYEGLVAQNAVSKQDVDDARSDLLQAQADVASAKADLESARINLDHTKVKAPISGRISASAVTVGALVTADQETPLTTIRTLDPINIDVTQSSTNLLRLRRAVDEGRIKTSGENVAVRLKLDDGSTYAQDGALEFMESVIDETTGTFTVRAVFPNPDRLLLPGMYVRGILQEGVAEGSFLVPQRAVTHNPDGEAVAFFVDADGKVDQRVLSVQRSIGRNWLVDGGVSDGDRLIVEGAQSVKDGDSVRATEVTLDEETGEVQALSETPPEKAALSNDRAQKG; encoded by the coding sequence TTGCGCCTGCACTGTCCGAACCTCATTGTGGGGACCTTTGCTGCGACCTTGCTTCTCAGCGCCTGCAACCCGTCTGAGGAACAAAAGACAGCCCCGGCGCAGAGCAATTCCCCGCAGGTGAGCGTCATTGCTCTCCATCCGGGATCGACAACCATCACGGCCGAACTTCCTGGGCGCGTAGCGGCCTCCCTGGTCGCGGAGGTGCGACCCCAGGTTGGCGGCATCATCCGTGCGCGCGCCTTCGAAGAAGGCAGCGAGGTCAAAGAAGGCGACGTTCTCTATGAGATCGACAGCGCCTCTTACCAGGCAGCCTACGACGTGGCGGCTGCAGCTCTCCAGAAAGCCGAAGCGAAGGTCCCAAGCGCCAAGGCCAAGGTGGAACGCTATGAAGGGCTCGTGGCGCAGAACGCCGTGTCGAAGCAGGATGTCGACGATGCTCGATCGGACCTTCTGCAAGCGCAGGCCGATGTCGCGTCAGCCAAGGCCGATCTCGAATCCGCCCGCATCAATCTCGATCATACCAAGGTGAAGGCGCCGATCTCCGGTCGTATCAGCGCCTCGGCTGTCACCGTCGGCGCGCTCGTCACCGCCGATCAAGAGACGCCTTTGACGACGATCCGCACGCTCGACCCGATCAATATCGATGTCACGCAGTCGAGCACGAACCTGCTGAGATTAAGGCGCGCTGTCGACGAAGGGCGCATCAAAACCTCGGGCGAGAACGTCGCGGTCAGGCTGAAACTCGACGACGGCAGCACCTATGCTCAGGACGGAGCGCTCGAGTTCATGGAATCGGTGATCGACGAGACGACGGGGACTTTCACGGTGCGCGCCGTCTTTCCCAATCCCGATCGACTGCTTCTGCCGGGCATGTATGTGCGCGGCATCCTCCAAGAAGGCGTCGCGGAGGGGAGCTTTCTCGTCCCGCAGCGCGCCGTCACCCACAACCCGGATGGCGAGGCAGTGGCGTTTTTCGTCGATGCCGACGGAAAGGTGGACCAGCGCGTGTTGAGCGTGCAGCGCAGCATCGGCCGCAATTGGCTCGTGGACGGCGGTGTCTCGGATGGCGACCGGCTCATCGTGGAAGGCGCGCAATCCGTCAAAGACGGTGACAGCGTGCGCGCCACCGAAGTCACCCTCGACGAGGAGACCGGCGAAGTTCAGGCTCTTTCGGAGACGCCCCCCGAAAAAGCCGCCCTCTCGAACGACCGCGCTCAGAAGGGCTGA
- a CDS encoding TetR/AcrR family transcriptional regulator produces MSDEAQSAIILQKARELFQESGYARTTMDEVAARCRISKRTLYRLFPSKTELFAAIIDAHRETMLALPGDYEEMSLQEALEAIFRIDISEEADRERVALLRFVMVESRHYPELHDLARQRGGERSRALLGEWFDKQRQLGRIDVDDAMSAGKILMDMIFGAIVFKTPGDPELGGGDDRKSYLRRCIRIFLNGVRPR; encoded by the coding sequence ATGTCGGATGAAGCCCAAAGTGCGATCATCCTTCAGAAGGCACGCGAGCTGTTCCAGGAGAGCGGCTATGCACGCACGACGATGGATGAGGTGGCGGCGCGGTGCCGGATTTCGAAGCGCACGCTTTACCGGCTTTTCCCCAGCAAGACGGAGCTTTTTGCCGCGATCATCGACGCCCATCGTGAGACCATGCTGGCGCTCCCGGGCGACTACGAGGAGATGTCGCTGCAGGAGGCTCTGGAAGCCATTTTCCGCATCGACATTTCAGAAGAAGCCGATCGTGAGCGCGTCGCTCTTTTGCGTTTCGTGATGGTGGAATCTCGGCATTATCCGGAATTGCACGATTTGGCGCGCCAGCGCGGCGGCGAGAGATCGCGAGCTCTCTTGGGCGAATGGTTTGACAAGCAGCGTCAACTCGGGCGTATCGATGTCGACGATGCAATGAGTGCTGGGAAGATTTTGATGGACATGATCTTCGGTGCCATTGTCTTCAAAACGCCGGGAGACCCCGAATTGGGCGGTGGCGATGACCGTAAGAGCTATCTGCGCCGCTGTATTCGGATATTTTTGAACGGAGTGCGTCCCCGGTAG
- a CDS encoding acyl-CoA dehydrogenase: MDQHVKKTDSHSAFDWADPFFLEDQLSEEERLIRDTAHDYAQEKLAPRILEAYAKERTEPEIFAEMGELGLLGITIPEEYGCAHASYAAYGLVAREVERVDSGYRSMMSVQSSLVMHPIYAYGDEAQRQKYLPKLASGEWIGCFGLTEPDAGSDPAGMKTRAEKVSDGYRLTGSKTWISNAPLADVFVVWAKSAEHDGAIRGFILEKGMPGLSAPKIGGKLSLRASITGEIVMDGVVVPEENLLPNVSGLKGPFGCLNRARYGIAWGVMGAAEDCWFRARSYALERNQFGRPLAATQLVQKKLADMQTEIVLGLQAALRVGRLFDDGKMAPEMISLIKRNNCGKALDIARVARDMHGGNGIQEEYHVMRHAQNLETVNTYEGTHDIHALILGRAQTGIQAFF; encoded by the coding sequence ATGGATCAACACGTTAAGAAGACCGATTCACACTCTGCCTTTGATTGGGCGGATCCTTTTTTCCTCGAAGATCAGCTGAGTGAAGAAGAACGGCTGATCCGTGATACGGCGCACGATTATGCGCAGGAGAAGCTCGCTCCTCGGATTCTCGAAGCCTACGCCAAGGAAAGAACCGAGCCAGAGATCTTTGCGGAAATGGGCGAACTCGGCCTTCTCGGGATCACCATCCCCGAAGAATATGGCTGCGCCCACGCCTCCTATGCCGCCTACGGCCTTGTGGCGCGTGAAGTCGAGCGCGTCGATTCGGGCTATCGCTCCATGATGAGCGTGCAATCCTCGCTCGTCATGCATCCGATCTACGCCTATGGCGACGAAGCGCAGCGGCAGAAATATCTGCCGAAGCTCGCAAGCGGCGAATGGATCGGCTGCTTTGGTCTGACCGAACCCGATGCCGGCTCCGATCCCGCCGGAATGAAGACGCGGGCGGAAAAGGTGAGCGACGGCTATCGTCTCACCGGCTCCAAGACGTGGATCTCGAATGCTCCGCTCGCCGATGTCTTCGTGGTGTGGGCGAAATCGGCCGAGCATGACGGTGCGATCCGCGGTTTCATTCTCGAGAAGGGCATGCCGGGTCTTTCCGCACCGAAAATCGGCGGCAAGCTGTCCCTGCGCGCGTCGATCACCGGCGAGATCGTCATGGATGGCGTCGTGGTGCCGGAAGAGAATCTCCTGCCCAATGTTTCGGGGCTGAAAGGCCCGTTCGGTTGCCTCAATCGCGCGCGCTATGGAATCGCCTGGGGCGTCATGGGGGCCGCCGAGGATTGCTGGTTCCGCGCAAGGAGTTATGCGCTCGAGCGGAATCAGTTTGGCAGGCCGCTCGCCGCCACTCAGTTGGTTCAGAAGAAACTGGCCGACATGCAAACGGAGATCGTTTTGGGTCTCCAGGCGGCTTTGCGCGTCGGTCGTCTCTTCGACGATGGCAAGATGGCGCCTGAGATGATCTCGCTCATCAAGCGCAACAATTGCGGCAAGGCGCTTGATATCGCCCGTGTCGCTCGCGACATGCATGGCGGCAACGGGATCCAGGAAGAATACCACGTCATGCGCCATGCGCAGAACCTCGAGACGGTCAATACCTATGAGGGCACGCACGACATCCACGCGCTGATCCTCGGCCGTGCCCAGACGGGTATTCAGGCCTTCTTTTGA
- a CDS encoding CaiB/BaiF CoA transferase family protein has protein sequence MNKPLEGVKVIELARILAGPFAGQVLADLGADVIKIEEPSQGDDTRRWGPPFVVNPEGGSEGAAYFHACNRGKRSIGVDIATPDGQEIVRRLCAEADVLVENFKLGGLKKYGLDAATLRRDFPHLIVCSITGFGQTGPYASRAGYDVMIQGMSGIMSLTGEPDGEPMKMGVAFADIFTGLYSVIAIQAALRAREASGEGTHIDMALFDSMTGVLANQAMNYLVTDKNPQRAGNAHPNIVPYQVFAVSDGHLIIAVGNDRQFRGLCRILGNEEWADDPRFADNAARVANRPELLGLLCPKLASWRRTDLLQRLETAAIPAGPINTLSEVFADPQLRERGMVIEAEMAGGAFTLPGLRTPILFDGTPLAAQSGSPRLNEHGEEILREINMEEAASEA, from the coding sequence ATGAATAAGCCGCTTGAGGGCGTCAAAGTCATTGAGCTCGCCCGCATTCTGGCCGGGCCTTTTGCTGGTCAGGTTCTCGCCGATCTCGGTGCGGACGTGATCAAGATCGAGGAGCCGAGCCAGGGCGACGACACCCGGCGCTGGGGACCGCCTTTTGTCGTCAATCCGGAGGGTGGATCGGAGGGGGCCGCTTATTTTCACGCCTGCAATCGGGGCAAACGGTCGATCGGCGTCGATATCGCCACGCCCGACGGGCAGGAAATCGTGCGACGGCTTTGCGCCGAGGCGGACGTGCTCGTCGAAAACTTCAAACTCGGCGGCTTGAAGAAATATGGTCTCGACGCGGCGACGCTGCGCCGTGATTTCCCCCACCTCATCGTCTGCTCCATCACCGGCTTCGGCCAGACCGGTCCTTATGCGTCCCGCGCCGGCTATGACGTGATGATCCAGGGCATGTCGGGGATCATGTCTCTGACGGGCGAACCGGACGGCGAGCCGATGAAGATGGGTGTCGCTTTTGCCGACATCTTCACCGGCCTTTATTCCGTCATTGCGATCCAGGCGGCGTTGCGCGCGCGCGAAGCGAGCGGCGAGGGGACGCACATCGATATGGCGCTGTTCGATTCCATGACGGGCGTCCTGGCGAACCAGGCGATGAACTACCTCGTGACCGACAAGAACCCGCAACGCGCCGGCAACGCCCATCCCAATATCGTTCCCTACCAGGTGTTCGCCGTCAGCGACGGCCATCTCATCATCGCGGTCGGAAACGATCGGCAGTTTCGTGGGCTTTGTCGAATTCTCGGCAACGAAGAATGGGCGGACGATCCGCGTTTCGCCGACAATGCTGCGCGTGTCGCAAACCGCCCCGAGCTTCTTGGGCTTCTTTGTCCGAAACTTGCATCCTGGCGGCGGACAGACCTCCTTCAACGTCTCGAGACGGCGGCAATCCCTGCAGGACCGATCAACACATTGTCGGAGGTTTTTGCCGACCCGCAACTGCGCGAGCGCGGCATGGTGATCGAAGCCGAAATGGCGGGTGGCGCCTTCACCCTTCCTGGGCTACGCACGCCGATCCTCTTCGACGGAACGCCGCTCGCGGCCCAATCGGGCTCTCCGCGGCTCAACGAGCACGGTGAGGAGATTCTGCGCGAGATCAATATGGAAGAAGCGGCCTCCGAAGCCTGA
- a CDS encoding putative bifunctional diguanylate cyclase/phosphodiesterase, which yields MTAAQIQEAMCPCPANEQERLQEVLHYRFADGGSEKALDEICALAHSLFEVPLAFVTLMDANEEVVLASCGAGDRPIPRSDAISSWTVLSDDVLIVEDALQDPRFHSNEWVQRRHLRFYAGAPLIVRPGVAVGTLCLIDTRPRRFSAGERVRLAMLAALAMNELSRRRTIIDLRRQKRLLAQATRLTKVGSWKLDVRNDSLTWSEEMYRIFELDRRVNPTREFFKQTLSSASDTEAHQAVTALVQAGKRFDREVEITTVKGHRRWIRCLAEAEWSEGRVAHVIGSVQDVTEQHQHNAEIERLAFRDGLTGLPNRALFHERLSDTIDHARQSRTSVGLIMLDLDHFKTVNDTLGHDAGDQLLCLIAERLQRVFGEDNTVARLGGDEFAIIMPGIKTAADIHKAVERVMESLRHPVEHDGRNFSITASAGAAMCPQHHENPTDLLKNADIALFRAKLTGRNRLIGFQPWMRLAVERKAELMHDVRSSLKQNHFKLFYQPTVSLAEPCQVTGLEALMRWEHPSKGLLTPAAFIAAFEDTECGHQLGELAFDSAIEQMRRWLDEGVEFSRVAINLSSAQFRTGNLTEVILDKLAAAGVPPSRLVLEVTENTYMGWSAEMVGDALRALHIAGIKIALDDFGTGYASLTHLNQFPIDRLKIDKSFLRGTSDGAIVHAIVTLGVRLGMKVVAEGVEDADQLAILREMKCDEAQGYYFARPMPAEDVPTFLAAFHSRSGGETLTIPANPQALAYFEETRQPTYP from the coding sequence CTGGTGATCGCCCGATTCCACGCAGCGACGCGATCTCCAGCTGGACAGTCCTGTCCGATGACGTCCTCATCGTAGAAGACGCCCTGCAGGATCCACGGTTTCACAGCAACGAATGGGTACAGCGGCGTCATCTGCGTTTTTATGCGGGAGCGCCTCTCATCGTACGCCCCGGCGTTGCCGTGGGTACGCTCTGTCTCATCGACACCCGGCCGCGTCGCTTTTCAGCGGGCGAAAGAGTGCGACTTGCGATGCTTGCCGCGCTCGCCATGAACGAATTGTCGCGCAGGCGCACCATCATCGATCTGCGCCGTCAGAAGAGGCTCCTGGCACAGGCCACCCGCCTGACCAAAGTCGGCAGCTGGAAACTCGATGTGCGCAACGACAGCCTGACCTGGTCGGAGGAGATGTACCGCATCTTCGAGCTTGATCGCCGGGTCAATCCAACGCGCGAGTTCTTCAAACAGACACTCTCGAGCGCGAGCGACACAGAGGCGCATCAGGCCGTGACGGCCCTGGTTCAGGCAGGCAAACGCTTCGATCGTGAAGTCGAAATCACCACTGTTAAAGGCCATCGACGCTGGATTCGGTGCCTTGCCGAAGCCGAGTGGAGCGAAGGCAGGGTCGCGCATGTGATCGGCAGCGTCCAGGACGTGACCGAACAACACCAGCACAATGCCGAAATAGAGCGACTCGCCTTCCGCGATGGCCTGACGGGGCTTCCCAACCGGGCCCTGTTTCATGAGCGCTTGTCGGACACCATAGATCATGCGCGGCAAAGCCGGACGAGCGTCGGGCTCATCATGCTCGATCTCGATCACTTCAAGACCGTCAACGACACGCTCGGTCACGACGCGGGCGACCAGCTTCTGTGCCTGATTGCAGAACGGCTCCAGCGCGTCTTTGGAGAAGACAACACGGTCGCGCGCCTCGGCGGCGACGAATTCGCCATCATCATGCCCGGCATCAAAACGGCCGCCGACATCCACAAAGCCGTCGAGCGGGTGATGGAATCACTTCGCCATCCCGTCGAGCATGACGGACGCAACTTCTCCATCACGGCCAGCGCCGGAGCGGCGATGTGTCCCCAGCATCATGAAAACCCGACGGATCTCTTGAAGAACGCCGACATCGCGCTTTTTCGGGCGAAGCTTACAGGGCGCAATCGCCTGATCGGCTTCCAACCCTGGATGCGCCTTGCCGTGGAGCGCAAGGCCGAGCTCATGCATGATGTGCGCAGCAGCCTTAAGCAGAACCATTTCAAGCTCTTCTATCAGCCGACTGTCAGTCTTGCGGAGCCCTGTCAGGTGACCGGCCTTGAGGCGCTGATGCGGTGGGAGCACCCCAGCAAAGGTCTGCTCACGCCCGCAGCCTTCATCGCCGCATTCGAGGATACGGAATGCGGACATCAACTCGGCGAGCTCGCTTTCGACAGCGCCATCGAGCAGATGCGGCGCTGGCTCGACGAGGGTGTCGAATTCAGCCGCGTGGCCATCAATCTCTCATCGGCACAGTTTCGCACCGGCAATCTCACCGAGGTGATTCTGGACAAGCTCGCGGCCGCAGGGGTTCCCCCTTCCCGCCTCGTCCTCGAGGTGACGGAAAACACCTATATGGGGTGGAGTGCCGAAATGGTCGGGGATGCTCTGCGCGCCCTCCATATTGCGGGCATCAAGATCGCGCTCGACGATTTTGGAACGGGCTACGCCTCCCTCACCCATCTCAATCAGTTTCCGATCGACCGGCTGAAGATCGACAAGTCGTTTCTGCGTGGCACGAGTGACGGTGCCATCGTCCACGCCATCGTCACACTCGGCGTGCGTCTTGGAATGAAAGTGGTCGCAGAAGGTGTGGAGGATGCCGACCAGCTGGCGATCTTGCGGGAGATGAAGTGCGACGAAGCCCAAGGTTACTACTTCGCCCGCCCGATGCCAGCCGAGGACGTGCCCACGTTCCTCGCCGCGTTTCACTCCCGCTCAGGTGGCGAGACGCTGACGATTCCTGCAAATCCGCAGGCTCTTGCCTACTTTGAGGAGACACGGCAGCCGACATACCCCTGA